A stretch of Gadus macrocephalus chromosome 17, ASM3116895v1 DNA encodes these proteins:
- the fcer1g gene encoding high affinity immunoglobulin epsilon receptor subunit gamma isoform X1: protein MMAGSRPTLSALVLWMHFCSVAALTEPEVCYLLDGILFFYGIILTVLYFRIRRQQMSRSNAQTPPIKGKKPAEEGVYTGLASHTQDTYETVGMKKNPNM, encoded by the exons ATGATGGCGGGCAGTCGGCCGACTCTCTCAGCCTTAGTGCTCTGGATGCATTTCTGCAGTGTTG CGGCGCTGACGGAGCCTGAGGTGTGCTACCTTCTGGACGGCATCCTGTTCTTCTACGGGATCATCCTGACCGTGCTCTATTTCAGAATCAGG CGTCAACAGATGAGTCGTTCGAATGCTCAAACTCCTCCAATAAAGGGGAAGAag CCAGCGGAAGAAGGCGTATACACG GGCCTGGCATCTCACACTCAGGACACATATGAGACGGTCGGCATGAAGAAGAATCCAAACATGTGA
- the LOC132445776 gene encoding nectin-4-like, whose product MVSLLRALSLCLLVSSVSVGRGEFLDAPPGHALLSLAEKETVLPCRYRDDPGVKSTVIQVTWYKEGPGGRDQIMAAHHQDGQTAFGPWSGRVRFQSSEPMVDSSLVILTTEVVDEGSYTCHISTFPGGNFDQKLTLTVWTVPISSLDPVILVEGQSYRLAAACRSVARPLPSLSWDTDLNGQSTNRSSDTGSVSSHYSLHPLRSMNGKKLDCLVSHQSLKKPRRLRNNVVVHYWSYKLTVRVCVCVCRQGGDLPQGVIPHPNGTLEFGRPLSAGDVGVYQCVVRNVVDSSKATVELKVADEPQKEAEPDNLLLIGVGGAAGGLLLLMLVVIVSVTCHHKRRNKRLERQLTVKDNEISNLVRQASFRRVNSDQMDSIEQMTEKNSLRVEGTIRASLSSLGDQALSRDSRSTLSGGWAGVGGGGGGGGGMLLDHLGRPSLTNGSRRGGSRILERDEEKRLRVESYARNSTMSLQDKQRMHPPLLPSPVPVLHSTEILRTRQPRGTDDGGGGGGGGGGGGGGGGGGGRIANGTRNMQPPPLRCGYPTRGDEEDEEDEGLGGLMCPEVQGRLVHGDRDGDGGDPDDDDDDDPYGSETHSSLMMDAQQVHFQQQAPQHHLTNGTLRPKSRSPLPNPHTSHIHKAQIV is encoded by the exons ATGGTATCGCTGCTCagagcgctctctctctgtctactggTCAGCTCCGTTTCTG tggggaggggggagttccTTGACGCACCCCCCGGCCATGCCTTGCTCTCGCTGGCGGAGAAGGAGACGGTGCTGCCCTGCCGTTACCGGGACGATCCCGGGGTCAAGTCGACGGTGATACAGGTCACCTGGTACAAAGAGGGGCCCGGCGGCCGGGACCAGATCATGGCTGCCCATCAtcaggacggacagacag CGTTCGGGCCGTGGTCAGGCCGTGTGCGGTTCCAGAGCAGCGAGCCCATGGTGGACTCGAGCCTGGTCATCCTGACCACGGAGGTGGTGGACGAGGGCAGCTACACCTGCCACATCAGCACCTTCCCAGGCGGGAACTTTGACCAGAAGCTGACACTCACTGTCTGGA CTgtccccatctcctccctggACCCGGTCATCCTGGTGGAGGGCCAGTCGTACCGTCTGGCCGCCGCCTGTCGCTCCGTGGCCCGCCCGCTGCCCAGCCTCTCCTGGGACACCGACCTCAACGGCCAGTCCACCAACCGCTCCTCCGACACCGGCTCCGTGTCCTCCCACTACTCCCTGCACCCCCTGCGGAGCATGAACGGCAAGAAGCTGGACTGCCTGGTCTCCCACCAGTCCCTGAAGAAGCCTCGGAGGCTCCGCAACAACGTGGTGGTGCACT ACTGGTCCTACAAGCTGACC gtgcgtgtgtgtgtgtgtgtgtgtaggcagggAGGGGATCTCCCACAGGGAGTCATTCCTCACCCCAACGGCACGCTGGAGTTCGGGCGCCCTCTGAGCGCGGGGGACGTGGGCGTCTACCAGTGTGTGGTCAGGAACGTCGTGGACAGCAGCAAGGCGACGGTCGAGCTGAAGGTGGCCG acgaGCCCCagaaggaggcggagccggACAACCTGCTCCTGATTGGTGTGGGCGGGGCGGCGggcggcctgctgctgctgatgttggTGGTCATCGTCAGCGTGACGTGTCACCACAAGCGCCGCAACAAGAGGCTGGAGCGCCAGCTCACCGTGAAGGA TAATGAGATCAGCAACCTGGTCCGCCAGGCCTCCTTCAGGAGGGTCAACTCGGACCAAATGGACTCAATAGAACAG ATGACAGAGAAGAACTCCCTGAGGGTTGAGGGAACGATTCGAGCCAGCCTGTCGTCCCTTGGG GACCAGGCTCTCAGCCGGGACAGTCGCTCCACCCTGTCGGGCGGGTGGGCCGGtgtaggggggggaggaggagggggcggagggatgctgctggaccacctggGTCGGCCGTCGCTGACCAACGGGTCGCGGCGAGGGGGCAGCCGGATCCTGGAACGGGACGAGGAGAAGAGGCTCCGCGTGGAGTCCTATGCCAGGAACAGCACCATGTCGCTG CAGGACAAACAGAGGatgcacccccccctcctcccgtcccccgtcccggTGCTCCACTCCACCGAGATCCTGCGCACCCGCCAGCCCCGCGGCACCgacgacggaggaggaggaggaggaggaggaggaggaggaggaggaggaggaggaggaggaggcaggatcGCCAACGGCACGCGCAACATGCAGCCCCCGCCGCTTCGCTGCGGCTACCCGACCCGGGGCgacgaggaagacgaggaggacgagggtcTGGGTGGCCTGATGTGTCCTGAGGTCCAGGGGCGGCTGGTGCACGGCGACCGCGACGGCGACGGCGGGGAccccgacgacgacgacgacgacgaccccTACGGCAGCGAGACCCACAGCTCGCTGATGATGGACGCCCAGCAAGTCCACTTCCAGCAGCAGGCGCCGCAGCACCACCTGACCAACGGGACGCTGAGACCCAAGAGCCGCTCCCCCCTCCCGAACCCCCACACCTCCCACATCCACAAGGCCCAGATCGTTTAG
- the fcer1g gene encoding high affinity immunoglobulin epsilon receptor subunit gamma isoform X2, whose translation MMAGSRPTLSALVLWMHFCSVAALTEPEVCYLLDGILFFYGIILTVLYFRIRRQQMSRSNAQTPPIKGKKGLASHTQDTYETVGMKKNPNM comes from the exons ATGATGGCGGGCAGTCGGCCGACTCTCTCAGCCTTAGTGCTCTGGATGCATTTCTGCAGTGTTG CGGCGCTGACGGAGCCTGAGGTGTGCTACCTTCTGGACGGCATCCTGTTCTTCTACGGGATCATCCTGACCGTGCTCTATTTCAGAATCAGG CGTCAACAGATGAGTCGTTCGAATGCTCAAACTCCTCCAATAAAGGGGAAGAag GGCCTGGCATCTCACACTCAGGACACATATGAGACGGTCGGCATGAAGAAGAATCCAAACATGTGA